Proteins encoded by one window of Methylovirgula ligni:
- a CDS encoding Imm74 family immunity protein, whose translation MAVELTEGAFRVSSGEKRLTIYTVKDLPDIEEPADFVIRLDEILTWDPPHEDEEIAVEDLQRIAAGITAECERRGLSVAFE comes from the coding sequence TTGGCCGTCGAGCTCACCGAGGGCGCGTTTCGCGTGTCGAGCGGCGAGAAGCGCCTGACGATCTATACCGTCAAGGATCTGCCGGATATCGAGGAGCCGGCGGACTTCGTCATCCGGCTCGACGAGATTCTCACCTGGGATCCGCCGCACGAGGACGAAGAGATCGCCGTCGAGGATCTGCAGAGGATCGCCGCCGGAATCACTGCGGAATGCGAGCGGCGCGGGCTCAGCGTCGCGTTTGAATAG